A stretch of the Conger conger chromosome 3, fConCon1.1, whole genome shotgun sequence genome encodes the following:
- the atp5f1b gene encoding ATP synthase subunit beta, mitochondrial, whose translation MLGIVGRSCSGALQALKPGINPLKAFTSAPAVLHPRRTYAAAAAPSAKAATASGRIVAVIGAVVDVQFDEGLPPILNALEVAGRETRLVLEVAQHLGENTVRTIAMDGTEGLVRGQQVLDTGAPIRIPVGPETLGRIMNVIGEPIDERGPITTKQTAPIHAEAPEFTDMSVEQEILVTGIKVVDLLAPYAKGGKIGLFGGAGVGKTVLIMELINNVAKAHGGYSVFAGVGERTREGNDLYHEMIESGVINLKDTTSKVALVYGQMNEPPGARARVALTGLTVAEYFRDQEGQDVLLFIDNIFRFTQAGSEVSALLGRIPSAVGYQPTLATDMGTMQERITTTKKGSITSVQAIYVPADDLTDPAPATTFAHLDATTVLSRAIAELGIYPAVDPLDSTSRIMDPNIVGAEHYDVARGVQKILQDYKSLQDIIAILGMDELSEEDKLTVARARKIQRFLSQPFQVAEVFTGHMGKLVPLKDTIKGFQSILGGEYDTLPEQAFYMVGPIEEVVQKAEKLAEEHS comes from the exons ATGCTGGGAATAGTTGGACGTTCCTGCTCCGGGGCTCTGCAGGCTCTAAAGCCTGGAATCAACCCTCTGAAAGCGTTTACTAGCGCGCCAGCTGTTCTTCATCCAC GCAGGACCTATGCTGCAGCAGCTGCCCCCTCAGCCAAGGCTGCCACTGCCTCTGGTCGTATTGTAGCGGTCATTGGTGCTGTTGTGGATGTTCAGTTTGATGAAGGTCTTCCTCCCATTCTCAATGCTCTGGAAGTTGCAGGGCGTGAGACCAGACTTGTGCTGGAGGTTGCACAGCACCTTG GGGAGAACACTGTGCGTACCATTGCCATGGATGGTACTGAGGGTCTTGTTCGTGGACAGCAGGTCCTGGATACTGGTGCACCCATCCGTATTCCTGTGGGCCCAGAGACCTTGGGCAGGATCATGAATGTCATTGGAGAGCCCATTGATGAGAGGGGACCGATAACCACCAAACA aacTGCTCCCATCCATGCTGAGGCTCCTGAATTTACAGATATGAGTGTGGAACAGGAGATCTTGGTGACTGGCATCAAGGTGGTTGACCTACTTGCCCCATATGCCAAGGGTGGTAAGATTG GTCTTTTTGGTGGTGCGGGTGTGGGCAAGACTGTGCTCATCATGGAGCTGATTAACAATGTAGCCAAGGCTCATGGTGGTTACTCTGTGTTTGCTGGAGTGGGAGAGCGTACCCGTGAGGGAAATGACCTGTACCATGAAATGATCGAGTCTGGTGTCATCAATTTGAAGGATACCACATCGAAG GTTGCATTGGTGTATGGTCAAATGAATGAGCCCCCAGGTGCCCGTGCAAGAGTTGCCTTGACTGGTCTTACTGTTGCTGAATACTTCCGTGATCAAGAGGGGCAGGATGTGCTTCTCTTCATCGACAACATCTTCAGGTTCACTCAGGCAGGTTCAGAG GTGTCTGCATTGCTGGGTCGTATACCGTCTGCTGTGGGTTATCAACCCACTCTAGCCACTGACATGGGTACCATGCAGGAGCGTATCACTACCACCAAGAAGGGATCAATCACCTCTGTGCAG GCTATTTATGTGCCTGCTGATGATTTGACTGACCCTGCTCCTGCCACCACCTTCGCTCACTTGGATGCCACTACTGTGCTGTCTCGTGCCATTGCTGAGCTGGGCATCTACCCTGCTGTGGACCCCCTTGATTCCACCTCCCGTATCATGGACCCAAACATCGTTGGAGCGGAGCACTATGATGTTGCCCGTGGAGTGCAGAAGATCCTGCAG gaCTACAAGTCTCTCCAGGATATTATTGCCATCTTGGGTATGGATGAGTTGTCAGAAGAAGACAAGCTGACTGTGGCTCGTGCCCGCAAGATACAGCGTTTCCTCTCCCAGCCCTTCCAGGTGGCTGAAGTCTTCACTGGCCATATGGGGAAACTGGTACCCCTCAAAGATACAATCAAAGGATTCCAGAGCATTTTGGGAG GCGAGTATGACACCTTGCCTGAACAGGCTTTCTATATGGTGGGCCCCATTGAAGAAGTCGTCCAGAAGGCTGAGAAACTTGCTGAAGAACATTCTTAG